One genomic window of Paenisporosarcina antarctica includes the following:
- a CDS encoding efflux RND transporter permease subunit — protein MKISDFSIRRPVFTTVIMFLVIILGAVSFFKIPVTLIPELNPPIGVVVTSYPGASPTEVSEKVTKPLETSLSTLPGIKTLQSSSQEGANFILLQFDWTTDIKDVQADIMQRIDQTPIPDDSQKPRFLKFDPAQFPVIQLSLRAPENAGDVRVIAEQLEKELRRTDGVASVNVSGALIEEVQILLDQQKLEEKGLAQSDIVQLIQANNISFPGDPIETDDGKQLTTRIVSTLTTVEDIENLVVTVNPLDGEDVTVADVAKVELTEQETSTETRANEQPAVLMSVLQESGANTADVSTSFRKSLDELLQKDEFNGVEADILFDQGDYVKLAIGNIGSSLAFGGLFAMLVLFIFLRGIKSPIIIGIAIPYSVIVTFVLMYFADFALNIMTLGALALGIGMLVDNAIVVIENIERHLAMGKDSKTAASEGTKEVAGAITASTLTTVSVFVPVIFITGLIGQIFKEFALTISFSLLASLVVALTVIPMLASRMLKKPRGNSEAKRRRSKSYNNFERTIKWALGHRLIVILITTVMLGAGAFGLFQVGTEFLPATDEGFVSVDVELENGSSVSATKEVVGKIEDILKKENEVDVYVSLIGGTQQGQSQGSSQANRAEMYVKLVPLAERERSVFEFVDEVQPEVKKIVGEQAEVNFNLQTAAGSTPNSLSFTATDSDNKRLEKAITEIQTSLRELESVTEITNDLEETIDEIQMTINREAATENGLAPAQIAQTVNTVTRGAFATQIISENDDVYGVFVKYDEKDRSSIEQLKKLKLRTPSGQFVELQDVAKIEIAQGPISIRRVDQASSVNFTLKYESTYSLGEMSKQVDKVLKELKLPEEVDITFGGDRELFESAINDMLLAVVLAIVLVYIVMAAQFESFKYPFVIMFSVPLMIIGVALGLFITQTPISITAVIGLLVLVGIVVNNGIMLVDFINQRKNRGYSSMEAIVSSVRDRVRPILMTALTTILALIPLAIGIGEGTEINQPMGIVVIGGLISSTLLTLYVIPVIYSLFDRETRRHAKKEE, from the coding sequence ATGAAAATTAGCGATTTTTCAATAAGACGCCCCGTATTTACAACAGTTATTATGTTTTTAGTCATCATTTTAGGAGCAGTATCATTCTTTAAAATTCCTGTCACCTTGATTCCAGAGCTGAATCCACCAATTGGTGTTGTTGTGACTAGTTATCCTGGGGCAAGTCCTACTGAAGTAAGTGAAAAAGTGACAAAACCACTTGAAACAAGTTTATCAACATTACCTGGCATAAAAACTTTGCAATCTTCTTCTCAAGAAGGTGCAAACTTTATATTATTACAATTTGATTGGACGACTGATATTAAAGATGTGCAAGCGGATATCATGCAACGTATTGATCAAACACCAATTCCAGATGACTCACAGAAACCACGATTTTTAAAATTTGACCCTGCACAGTTTCCAGTCATACAACTTTCTCTTCGTGCACCTGAAAATGCGGGAGACGTTCGTGTAATTGCGGAACAATTAGAAAAAGAATTACGTCGTACGGATGGAGTAGCAAGTGTCAATGTATCTGGAGCGTTAATTGAAGAAGTACAGATATTGCTCGATCAACAAAAACTGGAAGAAAAAGGATTAGCGCAATCAGATATTGTACAATTAATTCAAGCTAACAATATTTCGTTTCCTGGTGATCCAATTGAAACAGATGATGGCAAGCAATTAACAACTCGAATTGTGAGCACATTGACAACAGTTGAAGATATTGAAAATCTTGTTGTAACTGTCAACCCATTAGATGGGGAGGATGTAACTGTTGCAGACGTTGCGAAGGTTGAATTAACTGAGCAAGAAACATCGACAGAAACTAGAGCGAATGAGCAACCAGCCGTATTGATGTCTGTCCTACAAGAATCTGGTGCAAATACAGCCGATGTTTCAACATCATTTAGAAAGTCTCTCGATGAACTATTACAAAAAGATGAATTTAATGGGGTAGAAGCAGATATATTATTTGACCAAGGTGATTATGTGAAACTAGCTATTGGTAATATTGGCTCTTCTCTTGCCTTCGGTGGCCTTTTCGCTATGTTGGTGCTATTTATCTTCTTACGTGGAATTAAAAGTCCTATTATTATTGGAATCGCCATTCCATATTCGGTCATTGTAACGTTCGTTTTAATGTATTTTGCCGATTTTGCGCTTAACATTATGACATTAGGGGCTCTTGCATTAGGAATTGGTATGTTGGTTGATAATGCAATTGTCGTAATTGAAAATATTGAACGCCATTTGGCAATGGGTAAAGACTCAAAAACCGCTGCATCCGAAGGAACAAAAGAGGTGGCAGGTGCAATTACGGCTTCCACTTTAACGACAGTATCGGTATTCGTTCCAGTAATCTTCATTACTGGATTAATTGGTCAGATTTTCAAAGAATTCGCGTTAACGATATCATTTAGCTTGCTTGCTTCCTTGGTAGTGGCTTTGACGGTTATACCAATGCTAGCGAGTCGTATGTTAAAAAAACCTAGAGGAAACTCTGAAGCGAAGAGAAGACGTTCAAAATCTTATAATAATTTTGAACGTACGATAAAATGGGCACTTGGCCATCGTCTCATTGTAATCTTAATCACAACAGTCATGCTAGGAGCGGGGGCATTTGGTTTATTCCAAGTAGGGACTGAATTTTTACCTGCGACAGATGAAGGGTTTGTAAGTGTTGATGTGGAGTTAGAAAATGGCTCTTCAGTGAGTGCCACAAAAGAAGTAGTAGGAAAAATAGAAGATATATTAAAGAAAGAAAATGAAGTAGACGTATACGTCAGTCTAATTGGTGGAACTCAGCAAGGGCAGTCACAAGGATCATCCCAAGCCAATAGAGCAGAAATGTATGTGAAGCTAGTTCCTTTAGCAGAGCGAGAACGATCTGTATTTGAATTTGTTGATGAAGTTCAACCGGAAGTGAAAAAAATTGTGGGAGAACAAGCGGAGGTTAATTTTAACTTACAAACAGCTGCAGGTTCTACACCAAATTCTCTATCGTTTACAGCAACAGATTCAGATAACAAACGACTAGAAAAAGCCATTACTGAGATTCAAACATCATTACGTGAACTTGAGTCAGTCACTGAAATTACGAATGATTTGGAAGAGACGATTGATGAAATTCAAATGACTATTAATAGAGAAGCAGCAACTGAAAATGGACTTGCTCCAGCTCAAATTGCACAAACAGTAAATACGGTGACGCGTGGAGCATTTGCTACACAAATCATTTCTGAAAATGATGATGTATACGGTGTATTTGTAAAATACGACGAAAAAGATCGTAGTAGCATTGAACAGCTCAAAAAATTAAAATTACGTACGCCTTCAGGTCAGTTTGTTGAACTTCAAGATGTAGCCAAAATTGAAATTGCGCAAGGACCTATTTCTATTCGACGAGTTGATCAAGCGAGTTCAGTAAACTTTACATTAAAATATGAATCAACATACTCACTAGGGGAGATGTCTAAACAAGTTGATAAAGTGCTTAAAGAATTAAAGTTGCCTGAAGAAGTAGATATTACTTTTGGTGGGGACAGAGAACTTTTTGAAAGTGCAATTAATGATATGTTACTTGCGGTTGTGCTTGCGATTGTGCTTGTTTATATCGTAATGGCAGCTCAGTTTGAATCGTTTAAATATCCATTTGTCATTATGTTCTCAGTGCCACTTATGATTATTGGAGTTGCATTAGGCTTGTTTATTACCCAAACACCAATAAGCATTACAGCTGTAATTGGCTTATTAGTACTCGTTGGGATTGTTGTAAATAATGGGATTATGTTAGTTGATTTTATTAATCAACGTAAAAATAGAGGCTATTCTTCAATGGAAGCCATTGTTTCTTCCGTTCGTGATCGAGTCAGACCTATATTAATGACTGCTCTTACTACAATTCTTGCGTTAATACCATTAGCAATTGGAATTGGTGAAGGAACAGAAATAAATCAACCAATGGGAATTGTCGTTATTGGTGGGCTTATTAGTTCGACGTTATTAACGCTCTACGTAATACCTGTTATTTATAGTTTATTCGACCGAGAAACGCGTCGACATGCAAAAAAAGAAGAATAA
- a CDS encoding SDR family oxidoreductase yields the protein MQTPLFTGFPGFIARQIMQELINQKKVNSIYAVVLPSQMKLGKEIVKKSMNVPFDVEIRLIEGDITLPNLGISPNDLETLYKEINTVWHLAALYDLAVPRVAAWKVNVHGTNMVNNFVQTLPEITRYMYFSTAYVAGTREGILREEELIRPKAFKNYYEETKYEAEVLVEKLKKIIPITIIRPGIVRGHSVTGETIKFDGPYFFINMIDNLRKLPIIPYVGRSQSFINVVPIDFLIKAVVYSCDNELASGKTLHITDPNPHPVEEVYRQMVLIVTGKLPQGRIPLALAKTGLQLHFLRKRLGVEIETLDYLTWEAQFDTTFADTLLKDSGIECADFISSLPSMIAFYNIHKKEEQYHIKIN from the coding sequence ATGCAAACACCACTATTTACTGGATTTCCAGGGTTTATCGCTCGACAAATCATGCAAGAATTGATTAATCAAAAAAAAGTTAATTCCATCTATGCAGTTGTTTTACCTTCTCAAATGAAACTTGGAAAAGAAATTGTCAAAAAAAGCATGAACGTGCCGTTCGATGTAGAGATCAGATTAATCGAAGGAGATATCACATTACCTAACTTAGGAATTTCACCTAATGATCTCGAAACACTTTATAAAGAAATTAATACAGTTTGGCATCTTGCGGCCTTATATGATTTAGCTGTACCTAGAGTTGCAGCTTGGAAAGTGAATGTTCATGGTACGAATATGGTGAATAATTTTGTCCAAACATTACCGGAAATAACGAGATATATGTATTTTAGTACGGCATATGTAGCCGGAACACGAGAAGGCATATTACGTGAAGAAGAATTGATTAGACCAAAGGCATTTAAAAATTATTACGAAGAGACAAAATACGAGGCAGAAGTACTCGTTGAAAAATTGAAAAAAATCATTCCAATAACAATTATACGTCCAGGAATCGTTCGAGGACATTCTGTTACAGGAGAAACGATTAAATTTGATGGTCCTTACTTCTTCATCAATATGATTGATAACTTAAGAAAACTTCCAATAATTCCATATGTCGGGAGGTCTCAATCATTTATTAATGTAGTCCCTATAGATTTTTTAATTAAAGCAGTAGTTTATAGTTGTGACAATGAACTAGCATCTGGAAAGACTCTTCATATAACCGATCCAAACCCACATCCAGTAGAAGAAGTGTATCGCCAAATGGTCTTAATAGTGACAGGAAAATTGCCTCAAGGACGGATACCACTAGCGCTTGCAAAAACAGGTCTTCAATTACACTTCTTGAGAAAAAGATTAGGGGTGGAAATAGAAACATTGGATTATTTAACTTGGGAAGCACAGTTTGACACCACATTCGCTGATACGTTATTAAAGGATAGTGGGATTGAGTGTGCTGATTTTATTTCTTCTTTGCCGTCTATGATTGCATTTTATAATATACACAAAAAAGAAGAACAATATCATATTAAAATTAACTAG
- a CDS encoding transposase, translated as MSVIKELFPQAKIIIDPFHLVQLMNRSMNKCRITMINKPKTDSYDNSKKYRRLKR; from the coding sequence GTGAGTGTCATCAAAGAGTTATTTCCGCAAGCGAAGATTATCATTGACCCATTTCATCTAGTTCAATTAATGAATCGCTCTATGAATAAATGTCGTATTACTATGATCAATAAACCTAAAACAGATTCTTATGATAATAGTAAGAAATACCGTCGCCTGAAGCGTTAA